TGAATGCCCCCAAAGGGTATAAGAAATATGTCATCAGGTATATCAATGAGAAGAGCGGGCACGATTTCCGCAGCGCCGCTAATATGTTCAAAGCGATGCAGAGCTTCGACGCCGTGGTTTTCTACGCCGGCGCCCTGCGGTCGCTGATAACCAGTCTGAAAAAGGTTGCCGATGACATTCGTCTCCTCGGTTCCGGTCCCCTCACCGGCTTTAATGAACTTCAGCTTCCGGCCGTGCAGCCCGGTTCATCGATTATGCCGGGGAAAGTCAATCCGGTGATGGCGGAAATGCTCAATATGATCTGCTCCCACGCCATGGGCAATGATGCCTGCATCGTCCATGCCGCGCAGGGGGGACAGCTGGAGCTCAACGTCATGATGCCGGTGATTGCCTACAATCTGATTCAGGAGATTCAAATCCTTGCCGGCGGCATGAATGCCTTAGCCGACAACTGCATCAAAGGGCTGAAAGCGAATGAGGAAATCTGCCGCCAGTATGCCGAGAAGAGCACAGCGCTGGCGACCGCCCTTAATCCGATAATTGGGTATCATCACGCCGCCAAGCTGGCGCAACAGGCATTCAAAGAAAATCGCACCGTGCGGGAACTGGCAATGGAACAGAAAGTGGCCGATAAGGCTGCTCTGGATAATGCGCTCGACCTGCGCCGAATGACCGAAAGCCCTGAATAAAAATCAAAGGTCAGATTCCAGGAGAACCTGACCTTATCGATTTTTGACGGTCGGCAATCATCTGCCGTCAATTAGAATCTGTGGACTGCTTACCGCGCTACCGGAGTTGTCGTCTCGGAGCGGTGGCTGATGCTTTTGCGCACCCATTCCGAGGTCCAGCGGGTATTTTCTTCTATCGCCAGGAAGACTTTTATCGCCTCGGCGAATGCCAGAAGAAACAGCACTGTTATGGCGCCGGTGAGAGCCATAAAGAGCACCCAGAGCACACCCAGTGAGCCGTAAAAAGTCAGAAGCTGCGAGGTCAGAAGAGAAACCGTTCCGAATGCGAAAGCAACTCCCGTTATCACGGCGACAATGGTAATGATAATGGACATTGTTCTCAAGGCCTTAAAGCGCGTATCCCAATTGCTTCTGACGGCAATCCTATTTTCCGTATTGCTGCTGTCATTAAATTCCGGTGTCATAGTACCTCCGCAGGATTAAAGATTGACCGGGATTGAATTATATGTACTATTATCGGCTGTTTTCAGCGGTTAAATGAATGAAAAGGGGTCACCCCACGATACCTGCTTGCCCGCAAACAGCGTTACTGTACTTTAGCCGCCAGCAGGGTAAAATCATCAGCGAGCGGTTTATTGCCGGCAAATCGAGCCACTTCCTCTTCCAACAGCTGCAGCAAACGCTCCGGCGGCTGTTCAATATTTGCACAGAGGAATTTCTTGATTCGTTCTTCGCCAAACATTTCATCGCCGGCATTAGTCGATTCACTCAGACCGTCCGTGTACATGAAAAGTATATCACCACTGTACAGGTTCACGACCGCCTCCTCATAGACCATCTCCGGCACCGCGCCCAGCAGGATGCCGCCGGATAGCAATTCCTCACATTTTTGCCCTCGACGCGCCACCAGCGGGGGATTGTGTCCGGCGTTGACATATTTGAGAGTCTTTGTCTGTGGGTCAAAAAGGGCTACGAAGAAAGTAATAAATTGCTCCGGCTGGGAATTGCGGTGTATCAAGCGATTGATTTTGGCGACGATTTCCGCCAGGCTGATATTGCTGCCGGTATCTCCATAATCAGTGGCGACCCCGACCGCGGTCCGCAGCGACGCCTGCACATTGGACATCAGCAATGCCGCTCCCGCCCCCTTACCGGAAACATCGCCAATCGCCAGCACCGTGCGCGCCGCATCATGTTCGATAACGTCATAATAATCGCCGGCGACCTCGGTGCAGAAACGGCTGCGGGCCGCGATGAGAAGTCCCGGACGAACAGGAATCGTCTGCGGCAACATCCCTTCCTGCACCCGTCGGGCAATCGACATCTCCGCTTCCAGCCGTTTCTTCTCGGCGCTTTCTTCGAGCAACGTGATATTCTCTGCCGCCACCGCTGTCTGATACGCCAGCGATTTGAGAATCTCCATATCGGCCGGTTCAAAATCTTTCTTCTCCGACTTAAGGCCGATTCCCAGGAAACCGATCAGTTCCGAGCGGAGCACCATCGGAAGCACCAGCGCCACCTGGTTTCTATCCATCCACTCTCTTTCGGCGGGAGAGAATTCGGTCAAGCGTCCCGCTTCCAGTTCGTCGCGCAAGATCGGACGCCCCACCAGTTTTGATATTTCAGTTATGAAGCGGCTCTCGACCGTGAAAGGAGTCAAATCGCCGTTCCAATGGACAAAATTGCCGCCATCGACCGAACGCAGAACCGGAGTGACGGCATCAACTTTAAGAGCTATACGGAATCGGTTTTCCAGTTCCTTCCAGAAGGCATCCTTATCGGTGGTTGATAGTGATTGCCGCAGGTAGTCGTTAAGCATTTCGCGCAGTCTCACCCGTTCCGGGAAAATCCATCTTTCGAGTAGTGAAGAGAGTCTCTTCTGGGTCGGCGCGAATCCGACCGCCAGCGCCAGGGCTACGAAGAGGACCGGCGTGCGGCTTTCGATGCCGGCAAACTCCAGGAATATCTCGCTGAAAAAATAGATAAAGACATAAAAGGCGGTCAGCAAAAATAAGGTTACCAGGAAATGACGAGTTCCGCGGCGAATTCGGCCTTCCACCTCCAACAGGCGATATTTCCCGAAAGCATATGCAAAAGACAAAGGCGAGAGAAGCAGCACCAGGAAAATGGCGATGAGAATTCCAATTATAACTATTTGAGGCTGCTGGCGCACCCAATCGGCGGCAAAGAGGGCAAGAATCGGGAGAACCAGAAGCCCGCTCATTCCGGCGCCGGTTCCCCAGAGCACCAGACGAATCTGCCGCTTTTCCATCGGTTCCCTGGTGCGGGCATAGTTTCTCCCCAGGAAGTAGAAGCCGAGCCCTATTTGAAGTCCGATCAGTGACAGTATTATATAACCCAGCTGACTTCTTTCTATAAAATTGGCGACAATGAGGAGCAAGCTCAAAGGCGCATAAATAGTGGCATATGTTGCCGCGGAATATTTCTGCACAAAGCTTCTGGGGCTGGGAAAGAGTATCTGGAGATTGAGCCAGAACGCTCCGAAAAAAATAGCGAAAATTCCAAGATAGCTCAAAATGCCGGACAGCAAAGGGATATCAAATGAGGCAAAACCGTCCATCTCCATCCGGACGCCGGTAATGGTAAAGCTGCCCATGGCAAAGCAGAAAAGCGCCAGGGCGCGGACCGCGCCGGAATCGGAACGTTTCAAAAAAGCCCAGATACCTACCGTTAGGTACGATAGCGATATCAGCAAGCGCAGCATAATCAGCGCTCCGATGCTGTAAAACTGCTCAGCCGATGATTCATGAGTGCGAATTATTGCGCTGATGGTATCGCCGGCGTGCTTAAATGATATTGGAACTTCCCGTCCCAGGGGAGCCGTTCTGTTGAATGTACGGCTCCATATTCCCGGCAGAGCCGCCGAATCGCCGATGGTGAGAATGGTGTCGCCCAAAGAAGGGTACGGCGCCGTCACAAAGTCGCTGGTGTCAATGCTCTGAAAGATTATGGCGCTGTCTCCGGCCGCGGCAACATCGCTTCCTGCCACTCCGGAAATCTTGAAGTTGACCAGGATGGTGGCTTCACGGGTATAGTAGAGTCCGAATATCAGAACCAGAAGCCCGGCGATGATATAGATTAGAATCTTAATCAATCTCGGAAACATGATATCAATTATACTATAATTGCGGAGACTTATTGTCGCAAAATATAACACTGGGGAAAGTCTCTGGCAATCGAGAAATCGCACGATGATATCGGCAAAGAGGTAACAGCGGGGTATTGACCTTATCTCGAGGCTTCCGTATATTGAGCCGGAATATAATGTACAGTCAATCAATATTCATTTCATAATTGGGAGACCTCCATGATAAAGAAAGTAGGCGTAGTAGGGCTGGGGCAGATGGGCAGCGGTATCGCGCAGGTAGCGGCGCAAGCCGGGTTTGCGGTGCTGGCGACCGATGCCAGCGATGAGATTATCAGCCGCGGCATCAAAAACATCACCAGGCAGCTGGATAAGGCGATTGAAAAAGGGAAACTTGATGCCGCCGGAAAAGAAAAAATCCTCGGCAATATCAAGACAACTGGGGAACTGCGCGATTTCGCCGATTGCGACCTGATAATCGAAGCGATTATCGAGAATATGACGGCGAAAAAAGAGATTTTTGCCGAACTAGACAAAACCTGCAAAGCGGAAACGATTCTGGCATCAAATACATCGTCACTGCCGATAGGCGACCTGGCGTCGGTCACCAAACGGCGCGACCGATTTGTCGGACTGCATTTTTTCAATCCCGTTCCGGTGATGAAACTGGTGGAAGTGGTCAAGACACTGGATACGTCGGAGGAGACTTTCAATACCGCCTTCGAATTCGCCAGAGCGGTCGGCAAATCGCCGGTAAAAGCAAAGGATACGCCGGGTTTTATCGTCAATGTCCTCTTGATTCCGTATCTGCTCGATGCCATTCGGCAGTATGAAAACGGGCTGGCCTCGCGCGAAGATATCGACAACGGTATGATGCTCGGCTGCGGGCATCCGATGGGACCGCTTACATTGACCGATTTCATCGGTCTCGATACGACTCTTTATATCGCGGATATCTTTTTTGAGGAATTCAAAGACAGCCGTTACGCCGCGCCGCCGCTCTTGAGACGAATGGTCAACGCCGGATATCTCGGCAAGAAAACGGGACGTGGATTTTATGAGTATATCAAATAATCGGGAGAAAAGATGGAATATAAGAACATCGTAGTTAAATTCGAAGAGGGGGTAGCGGTGATAACGATGAACCGCGAAAAAGCGCTCAATGCCCTCAACGATGAGACGGTCGCTGAGCTGCAGTCGTTTTTCCGACACCACTGGATGGATGAATCGTTCGGATGCGTTATAATTACCGGCGCCGGCAAGGCGTTTGTCGCCGGGGCGGATATTGCGGAACTGGCGCAGTGCGATGTCAAGAAAGCGCTTAAGAAATCGATGCTGGGGATTTATCTGACCAAGACGATTGAGAATTTTCCCAAGCCGGTCATTGCGGCGGTGAACGGTTTCGCCCTCGGCGGCGGATGCGAACTGGCGATGGCTTGCGATATTCGGCTGGCATCGGACAAGGCGAAATTCGGCCAGCCGGAAGTCAATCTCGGCCTCATCCCGGGATACGGCGGCACCCAGCGACTGGCGCGTCTGGTCGGCAGAGGAAAGGCGAAGCAGTTGATTTTCACCGGCGAGATGGTTGACGCCAATGAAGCGAAACGGATTGGTTTGGTTGAAGAGGTCTATCCGGCCGAGGAACTGATGACTAAAGCGATGGAGATGGCGCGCCTGATAATTTCCAAAGCCCCGATTGCGGTGGCGACGGCGAAAGAATGTATTAACCGCGGTCTTGATGTCAATCTATCGGCCGGCCTTGAATACGAGAGGATGGGATTCGGCACGATTTACGGCACCGAAGATTCTATGGAAGGGATGAAAGCGTTTTTGGAGAAACGGAAGGCGGAGTTTAAGGGGAAATAGGTTTAACCGTAAATCACCTGAAGAAGGCTTCTTTTCTGAGAAGCCTTTTTCTGTGCGCGGCAGATCTCCTCATCTGCCCGTTTTTCTCAATTCCGCGCTCGAGTCTGCCGCAAGCGGGATTCAGATATACCGCGGGCGGTAAGCCTTCTATTTCACAAAATCTATTGACTTATCTATTTAGCAAGGTAGTTTTACCTTATTATCGACACCGGCGAATTCCCTGACCATAGACTAAAAACCAAGAGTCTGTAATTCTTACACAGATGGGAGGATGCTATGATAGGTGCAATAATTGCCAGAAAAGCGATTGCCGGCGCCTTTGAGGCGCTCAATAATCATGATCTGGAGAAATTTATGTCGGCCTGGAGTGACGAGGCTACTTTTGTTTACCCGGGGGAGATTCCTCAAAGCGGCACTTTCAGAGGAAAAAATGCCGTGGAAGGCTGGTTTAAGGGGTTCTTTGAACAGTTTCCCAAAATCAGGTTTGTCGTAAAGGATATCGGCGTCAAGAATATTTTTGCTTTGGGCGGCAGTAATGTCATTTCGGCGCGCTGGGATATATATCTTACCAATCGTACCGGTCGGGAAGGAAAGAACGCTGGCGTAACGGTAATAACCGTTAAGGGGGGCAAGGTGACGGGTGCAATAGACTACATCTTCGATTTGGGTGACAATTTCAAGATGAATTGGGGCGCCAAATAGGTGAAGTCTCAGCTGTATCAAAAACCTGACTTGAAAACAGGGTCATCTTCTTCGTAAATTATACGCCATGGAACTTCTGACCCTCTTTTTCACCTCTTTTATTGTCGGGTTTTCGGGGGCGATGATGCCTGGCCCGCTTCTGGCAGTCGATATCGCCCAGACCCCGGCCAAAGGAGCCCGCACCGGACCGATTCTAACCGGCGGCCATGCCATCGCGGAAGTTGCCGTAGTGGTTCTGCTGTCGGTCGGACTCGCCACACTTGTGGCCGAAAACAAGGCGATTACCAGCGGTATCGGGATTGTCGGCGGGGGGATGCTGATTCTTATGGGAATCGGCATGCTCTATGACCTTCTCAAAGCCCGGCTGAAAGCATCTGAAGGGACCGCCGAAGCCCGTCATGCCGGCAGACTGGTCTTTGACGGTATCATCACCTCACTTTCCAATCCGTACTGGTTTGTCTGGTGGGCGACCACCGGCTCCGCCTTCCTGCTCAAGTCGCTCAAGCATGGTCCGGTGGTCGGTCCGACCGTGTTTTATTTCGGGCATATTCTTTCCGACCTGGTCTGGTACAGTTTTGTGAGCATTCTTATCTGGAAAGGGCGGAGGCTGATTGTCGGAACGGGATATAAGATTCTCATTGGGATCTGTGCGTTGTTTTTACTTTATCTGGGGGGAGTGTTTATTTATGACGGTATCACCGGTGCGATCTGAACCGGTTGAGTGTCGTTAGGCAGTTCAAGTTCTCGTCTTCTAACAGATTCCAGATTTGCAATTAAAATCGCAAGTCTGCCAAAAATATATTTTCAAAACTGACTTTTCTCATTCTGAAAAAATCGTTAAATTATTGGAGTCTTCGCAATCAGTAGGATGCTTTGACAGAGATTTAAGGGTGTTATGAAATTCGCCAATTTTGTTCATTTACATACACATAGCCAGTACTCGCTTCTGGACGGCGCCTGTCAGCTCGATGCCGCCATCGAACTGGCGCGCCAGTTCAAAATGCCGGCTCTGGCCATAACCGACCATGGCAATCTTTTCGGGGCGGCGGAGTTTTATAAGAAGGCGACCAAAGCCGGTATCAAGCCGATTATCGGTATCGAAGCTTATGTCGCCGCCGGAAGCCGCTTTGATAAGAAGCCCTCCGGCACCTATCCTGACGGCGGCTTCCACCTGGTAATTCTCGCCCGCAACAATACCGGTTACAAGAATCTAATTAAGCTCTCATCGACCGGTTTTCTGGAAGGATTCTACCATCGTCCCCGCATCGATAAGGAGATTCTCCGTCAGCATTCCGAGGGCCTCATAGCCCTGTCGGCATGCATGAAGGGCGAAGTGAACTGGAATCTTCTCCAGGGGGAACCGGAGCGGGCAGCCGCTGCTGCAAGAGAGATGAATGAGATTTTCGGCGAGGGGCATTTCTTCCTCGAAATCCAGAATCATGGGCTCGACCGGGAGCAACTTTTGATACCGATGATATATACTATTCATCGGGAGACCGGCATCCCGCTGGTGGCGACCAACGATTGCCATTACCTGCGCCGCGAAGACTGGGAAGCGCACGATGCCCTTCTCTGTATCCAGACCGGAAAATTCGTAAGCGACCGGGACCGGATGCGCTACGATACCGACCAGATTTACTTCAAGTCGCCGGATGAAATGACCCAGCTCTTTGGCGAGTTCCCGGAAGCGATGGAGAATACTATCCGTATCGCCGAAGAATGCAATGTCGAAATAGAGATGGGGAAATTGCATCTGCCTCACTTCCCGATCCCGGACCAGTTTGCCGATGCCGATTCTTACCTGCTTCATCTGTGTGATGAGGGACTGGTTAAGCGTTACGGCAAAAAGACTGATGAACTGCAGAAACGTCTCGATTATGAACTCTCCGTTATCCGGCAGATGGGATATGCCGGTTACTTCCTTATCGTAAAAGATTTCATCGATTATGCCCGTTCCCAAAATATACCGGTTGGTCCCGGGCGCGGCTCAGCCGCCGGCTCACTGGTTTCCTACTGCCTGGGGATAACCAATATCGACCCGATGAAATACTCGCTTCTATTCGAGCGGTTTCTCAACCCCGACCGAATATCGATGCCGGATATCGATATCGATTTTGCCGACCGCGGGCGCGACAAGATAATCGAATATGTAGTGCAGAAATACGGCGAAAGCAATGTCGCCCAGATAATTACTTTTGGCACCCTGGCGGCGCGCGGTGTGGTTCGTGATGTCGGGCGGGTGCTCGGAATGCCGTATTCCGAAGTGGACAAAATCGCCAAGATGGTGCCGTTTGCGGTCGATATGACGCTGGACAAAGCGATGGTGCAGAATCCCGATTTGAAGGCGCTTTACGAGAAAGACCAGCGGATTAAGAAACTGATTGACCTCTCCCGCACGCTGGAAGGGCTGGCGCGACATGCCTCCACCCACGCCGCCGGAGTTGTGATTGCCCCCAAACCGCTGACCGAATATGTCCCGCTCTTCCGGGGGAGCCACGATGAAATCACCACCCAGTTCGATATGACCATGATTGAGGAGATTGGGCTTCTCAAAATGGATTTTCTGGGGCTGCGGACATTGACAGTGATTCAAGATTGTCTCCAGATGGTCAGGGAGAATCATGGCAAGGATATAAATCTTGATGAAATCGATTTGAATGACAAGAAAGTGTATAAACTGTTCTCCCGCGGCGACACCACCGGCATCTTTCAGTTTGAGTCCAGCGGCATGCGCGACTATCTGCGCCGCCTCAGACCGGAGAACCTGACCGACCTGGCGGTGATGAATGCGCTTTATCGTCCCGGACCGCTCGACTCCGGGATGATTAATACCTATATCGAACGGAAAAACGGCAAGAGCCCCGTAACTTTCGAGCATCCCAAACTGGAGAAAATTCTTAAGGAGACTTATGGCGTTATTGTTTTCCAGGAGCAGGTGCTTCAGATAGCGAACTCCCTTGCCGGATACTCCATGGGGAAAGCCGATATTCTGCGGAAAGCGATGGGGAAAAAGATTGCCGACCTGATGGCAGAGCAGAAGCGGGAGTTTCTCGACGGTTGCGCCAGGCAGGGAATCGATTCCAAGATAGCGCATTCGGTCTTTGACCAGATAGAGACATTTGCGCGGTATGGTTTCAACAAAGCCCACTCCACCGGGTACTCGCTGGTGGCGTATCACAGCGCCTACTTGAAGACATACTTTCCTCAGGAATTCATGGCGGCAAGTTTGACTTCGGAGACCGATTCTCCGGACCGAATCTATGTTCTGATGGAAGAGTGCCGTCGGCTCGGCATTACCGTATTGCCCCCGGATGTCAATGAATCGGAGCGAGGATTCAGCGTCCGGGACAAGAAAATCCGTTTCGGGTTACTGGCGGTAAAGAATGTCGGCGAAGCGGCGGTGGAGACCATTATCGAGGCGCGCCGTTCCGGCGGACACTTTGGTTCCATGGCTGATTTTGTCACACGAGTCAATCTGAAACAGGTGAATAAGCGGGTTCTGGAGTCGCTGATTTCAGCAGGGGCGCGCGATTCGCTTCCCGGAAACCGGGCGCAAAAATTCGTCGCCATTGAAGCGATGCTCGATTTTGGACAAAAGGTGGCAATCAGCGGAAA
Above is a window of Candidatus Zixiibacteriota bacterium DNA encoding:
- a CDS encoding SpoIIE family protein phosphatase; translation: MFPRLIKILIYIIAGLLVLIFGLYYTREATILVNFKISGVAGSDVAAAGDSAIIFQSIDTSDFVTAPYPSLGDTILTIGDSAALPGIWSRTFNRTAPLGREVPISFKHAGDTISAIIRTHESSAEQFYSIGALIMLRLLISLSYLTVGIWAFLKRSDSGAVRALALFCFAMGSFTITGVRMEMDGFASFDIPLLSGILSYLGIFAIFFGAFWLNLQILFPSPRSFVQKYSAATYATIYAPLSLLLIVANFIERSQLGYIILSLIGLQIGLGFYFLGRNYARTREPMEKRQIRLVLWGTGAGMSGLLVLPILALFAADWVRQQPQIVIIGILIAIFLVLLLSPLSFAYAFGKYRLLEVEGRIRRGTRHFLVTLFLLTAFYVFIYFFSEIFLEFAGIESRTPVLFVALALAVGFAPTQKRLSSLLERWIFPERVRLREMLNDYLRQSLSTTDKDAFWKELENRFRIALKVDAVTPVLRSVDGGNFVHWNGDLTPFTVESRFITEISKLVGRPILRDELEAGRLTEFSPAEREWMDRNQVALVLPMVLRSELIGFLGIGLKSEKKDFEPADMEILKSLAYQTAVAAENITLLEESAEKKRLEAEMSIARRVQEGMLPQTIPVRPGLLIAARSRFCTEVAGDYYDVIEHDAARTVLAIGDVSGKGAGAALLMSNVQASLRTAVGVATDYGDTGSNISLAEIVAKINRLIHRNSQPEQFITFFVALFDPQTKTLKYVNAGHNPPLVARRGQKCEELLSGGILLGAVPEMVYEEAVVNLYSGDILFMYTDGLSESTNAGDEMFGEERIKKFLCANIEQPPERLLQLLEEEVARFAGNKPLADDFTLLAAKVQ
- a CDS encoding 3-hydroxybutyryl-CoA dehydrogenase, whose amino-acid sequence is MIKKVGVVGLGQMGSGIAQVAAQAGFAVLATDASDEIISRGIKNITRQLDKAIEKGKLDAAGKEKILGNIKTTGELRDFADCDLIIEAIIENMTAKKEIFAELDKTCKAETILASNTSSLPIGDLASVTKRRDRFVGLHFFNPVPVMKLVEVVKTLDTSEETFNTAFEFARAVGKSPVKAKDTPGFIVNVLLIPYLLDAIRQYENGLASREDIDNGMMLGCGHPMGPLTLTDFIGLDTTLYIADIFFEEFKDSRYAAPPLLRRMVNAGYLGKKTGRGFYEYIK
- a CDS encoding enoyl-CoA hydratase-related protein, with the protein product MEYKNIVVKFEEGVAVITMNREKALNALNDETVAELQSFFRHHWMDESFGCVIITGAGKAFVAGADIAELAQCDVKKALKKSMLGIYLTKTIENFPKPVIAAVNGFALGGGCELAMACDIRLASDKAKFGQPEVNLGLIPGYGGTQRLARLVGRGKAKQLIFTGEMVDANEAKRIGLVEEVYPAEELMTKAMEMARLIISKAPIAVATAKECINRGLDVNLSAGLEYERMGFGTIYGTEDSMEGMKAFLEKRKAEFKGK
- a CDS encoding nuclear transport factor 2 family protein; this encodes MIGAIIARKAIAGAFEALNNHDLEKFMSAWSDEATFVYPGEIPQSGTFRGKNAVEGWFKGFFEQFPKIRFVVKDIGVKNIFALGGSNVISARWDIYLTNRTGREGKNAGVTVITVKGGKVTGAIDYIFDLGDNFKMNWGAK
- a CDS encoding LysE family transporter, with protein sequence MELLTLFFTSFIVGFSGAMMPGPLLAVDIAQTPAKGARTGPILTGGHAIAEVAVVVLLSVGLATLVAENKAITSGIGIVGGGMLILMGIGMLYDLLKARLKASEGTAEARHAGRLVFDGIITSLSNPYWFVWWATTGSAFLLKSLKHGPVVGPTVFYFGHILSDLVWYSFVSILIWKGRRLIVGTGYKILIGICALFLLYLGGVFIYDGITGAI
- a CDS encoding DNA polymerase III subunit alpha translates to MKFANFVHLHTHSQYSLLDGACQLDAAIELARQFKMPALAITDHGNLFGAAEFYKKATKAGIKPIIGIEAYVAAGSRFDKKPSGTYPDGGFHLVILARNNTGYKNLIKLSSTGFLEGFYHRPRIDKEILRQHSEGLIALSACMKGEVNWNLLQGEPERAAAAAREMNEIFGEGHFFLEIQNHGLDREQLLIPMIYTIHRETGIPLVATNDCHYLRREDWEAHDALLCIQTGKFVSDRDRMRYDTDQIYFKSPDEMTQLFGEFPEAMENTIRIAEECNVEIEMGKLHLPHFPIPDQFADADSYLLHLCDEGLVKRYGKKTDELQKRLDYELSVIRQMGYAGYFLIVKDFIDYARSQNIPVGPGRGSAAGSLVSYCLGITNIDPMKYSLLFERFLNPDRISMPDIDIDFADRGRDKIIEYVVQKYGESNVAQIITFGTLAARGVVRDVGRVLGMPYSEVDKIAKMVPFAVDMTLDKAMVQNPDLKALYEKDQRIKKLIDLSRTLEGLARHASTHAAGVVIAPKPLTEYVPLFRGSHDEITTQFDMTMIEEIGLLKMDFLGLRTLTVIQDCLQMVRENHGKDINLDEIDLNDKKVYKLFSRGDTTGIFQFESSGMRDYLRRLRPENLTDLAVMNALYRPGPLDSGMINTYIERKNGKSPVTFEHPKLEKILKETYGVIVFQEQVLQIANSLAGYSMGKADILRKAMGKKIADLMAEQKREFLDGCARQGIDSKIAHSVFDQIETFARYGFNKAHSTGYSLVAYHSAYLKTYFPQEFMAASLTSETDSPDRIYVLMEECRRLGITVLPPDVNESERGFSVRDKKIRFGLLAVKNVGEAAVETIIEARRSGGHFGSMADFVTRVNLKQVNKRVLESLISAGARDSLPGNRAQKFVAIEAMLDFGQKVAISGNAVDLFSVGGAPVKRAEPQFENIPDWSISYKLSSEKETLGFYVSGHP